The proteins below are encoded in one region of Peribacillus muralis:
- a CDS encoding FecCD family ABC transporter permease — MPKQSGPKDGRFKMLLALTGMLTVLVFFISINAGYLKIPLMDVISTLLGNGTAENELTIFDFRLPRIVLAILVGMGIAVSGAILQGISQNPLADPGILGINSGAGFTVVLYMFFFQGTAFFSGWSSVFIMPLTALLGSFLAAFLIYVLSWKKGHVTPARLLLVGIGINAAFGAGLVIFQMKMEPNNFMKALIWLSGTIWGTNWTFVWALLPWLVVLIPFAIYKSKVLDVLRLGDSIATGVGVRIERERRLLLMISVALAGVCVSVGGGITFLGLIAPHMARRLVGARHARVLPLTAMLGALLLLSADTLGRVIMAPVELPVGIIVSILGAPYFIYLLVKNI, encoded by the coding sequence ATGCCGAAGCAATCTGGACCAAAAGATGGACGGTTTAAGATGCTGCTTGCCTTAACTGGCATGTTAACCGTGCTTGTATTTTTCATTAGCATAAATGCAGGGTACCTCAAGATTCCACTGATGGATGTTATCTCGACATTATTGGGAAATGGCACTGCAGAAAATGAATTGACCATTTTCGATTTCCGTTTGCCGAGGATCGTTCTGGCAATACTTGTAGGCATGGGAATCGCCGTTTCGGGCGCAATATTACAGGGGATTTCCCAAAATCCATTAGCAGACCCTGGCATATTGGGCATTAACTCAGGAGCAGGATTCACGGTCGTACTTTATATGTTCTTTTTCCAAGGAACTGCTTTCTTCAGTGGATGGTCTTCCGTGTTCATCATGCCGCTAACTGCATTGCTTGGTTCCTTCCTTGCCGCATTTTTAATTTATGTGCTTTCTTGGAAAAAGGGGCATGTGACGCCTGCGAGGCTCTTGCTGGTTGGGATAGGCATCAATGCTGCGTTCGGCGCTGGCTTGGTCATTTTCCAAATGAAAATGGAACCGAACAACTTCATGAAAGCATTAATCTGGTTATCAGGAACGATATGGGGAACGAATTGGACGTTTGTCTGGGCGTTATTACCGTGGCTGGTTGTATTGATTCCTTTCGCCATTTATAAATCAAAGGTATTGGACGTCCTGCGCCTAGGTGACTCGATTGCCACAGGCGTCGGTGTCAGGATAGAAAGGGAACGCAGGCTATTATTGATGATTTCCGTGGCATTGGCGGGTGTGTGTGTTTCCGTGGGTGGAGGCATTACCTTTTTAGGCTTGATTGCCCCGCATATGGCAAGAAGGTTAGTAGGGGCTAGACATGCAAGAGTATTGCCATTGACTGCTATGCTGGGTGCGTTATTACTGTTATCCGCCGATACATTGGGACGGGTCATCATGGCCCCGGTGGAACTTCCGGTAGGCATCATCGTCTCGATCCTAGGAGCTCCGTACTTTATTTACTTGCTTGTGAAAAACATTTAA
- a CDS encoding ABC transporter substrate-binding protein, which translates to MYNVISKKKMLQLLGAGLLAISLAACGDEGAKDNQSSTNKTDQTSNKESKEEVKTRTLTDAMGHKVVIPAKPKRVIASYLEDNLVTLGVKPVAQWSVKDGASIQGYLQDDLEGIPTIPHDLPFEAVQKMKPDLIIMDSASMVEGGKYEQYNKIAPTYVIGTEVNNDWRDELKRVGEVFGKEDAAKKALEKYEAKAADAKKTLEKETDNPSVAAVWLVGGKFFVVSDNLSSGAVMYDDLGLKEPGVVKEISASATGNWSAISLEKLVEMDADHLFLINSDTSTGSKALNEALWKSIPAVKAGNVHEFSADESWLYTGAIANEQIIDNVLKSIVK; encoded by the coding sequence ATGTATAACGTAATAAGCAAGAAAAAAATGCTGCAACTTTTGGGCGCTGGACTGTTAGCCATTTCATTGGCTGCTTGTGGTGATGAAGGAGCGAAGGATAATCAATCTTCGACAAATAAAACAGATCAAACTTCCAATAAAGAAAGCAAAGAAGAAGTGAAAACAAGAACGTTAACGGATGCAATGGGTCATAAGGTGGTTATTCCCGCCAAGCCGAAGCGTGTCATCGCTTCATACCTTGAAGATAACCTTGTCACATTGGGCGTTAAACCTGTCGCGCAATGGAGTGTAAAAGATGGAGCAAGCATTCAAGGATATTTACAGGACGACCTTGAAGGGATTCCTACCATTCCACACGACCTTCCATTCGAAGCTGTTCAAAAAATGAAACCGGACTTGATCATCATGGACTCTGCAAGCATGGTCGAAGGCGGAAAGTATGAGCAATATAATAAAATCGCTCCTACATATGTTATCGGTACCGAAGTGAACAATGACTGGCGTGATGAGCTTAAACGCGTTGGAGAAGTATTCGGCAAAGAAGATGCAGCCAAAAAGGCTTTAGAAAAGTATGAGGCAAAAGCTGCAGACGCTAAAAAAACGCTTGAAAAAGAAACGGACAATCCTTCCGTTGCAGCCGTTTGGCTAGTCGGCGGCAAGTTCTTCGTCGTTAGCGACAACCTATCGAGCGGAGCAGTCATGTACGATGACTTAGGCTTGAAGGAACCGGGCGTCGTCAAGGAAATCTCCGCTAGTGCAACAGGAAACTGGAGTGCGATTTCATTAGAGAAGTTAGTGGAAATGGACGCCGATCACCTATTCTTGATCAATAGTGATACATCCACTGGCTCAAAAGCGCTTAATGAAGCACTATGGAAAAGCATCCCGGCTGTAAAAGCAGGAAATGTTCATGAATTTTCCGCTGACGAAAGCTGGTTATATACGGGTGCAATCGCCAATGAACAAATCATTGATAATGTGTTAAAAAGTATAGTGAAATAA
- the hutP gene encoding hut operon transcriptional regulator HutP gives MSKEFDRRIGRHAIMYAFAEEEEEISLTNDLKRMNWLYGKGKVGSMELQKIVAAIETSAKRLGLVNPDIYREMHALYHAIIEALHGVTRGQVELGGLLRTAGLRFAIVRGRPFKNSDEGEWIAVAVYGTIGAPVRGFEHEAVGLGINHI, from the coding sequence ATGAGTAAGGAATTCGACAGAAGAATCGGGCGCCATGCAATCATGTACGCGTTTGCGGAAGAAGAGGAAGAAATCTCATTAACAAATGATCTAAAGCGAATGAATTGGCTTTACGGTAAAGGGAAGGTCGGATCGATGGAGCTGCAGAAAATAGTCGCAGCCATTGAGACATCAGCGAAAAGGCTGGGATTAGTCAATCCTGATATATATCGGGAAATGCATGCGCTATATCATGCAATCATCGAGGCCTTGCATGGGGTGACTCGGGGCCAAGTCGAGCTTGGCGGTCTTTTGAGGACGGCAGGACTTCGGTTTGCAATCGTCCGTGGCAGGCCGTTCAAGAACAGTGACGAGGGCGAATGGATAGCGGTCGCCGTGTATGGAACGATTGGAGCGCCGGTTCGGGGATTTGAACATGAAGCGGTTGGCTTGGGAATTAACCACATTTAA
- a CDS encoding FecCD family ABC transporter permease — protein MNAKIKIDKALLNTYKNRVTSLVIMIAGLACLLVSIVASINLGAADLSYRDVYNALFQFDEGNPAHTIIRQLRFPRAIAAVCVGAALAVSGAIMQGMTRNPLADPSIMGVTAGSSFFIAIALVVMPGITYLGLMMFSFAGAGLGAALVFGITSFSRGGITPVKLALAGSAIASLLSSLSTAVGIKFNISKDISYWFAGGVSSVQPQHVLFTLPFIVAGLLVALVLSRSISILSLGEEVAKGLGQNTGIVKLIGMIAVLLLTGAAVSIAGMIGFVGLVIPHIIRFLVGNDYRLIIPCSAILGGVLLLVADIVGRMVNAPFETPVGAITAIIGVPFFLYLARKEGRGL, from the coding sequence ATGAATGCAAAAATAAAAATCGACAAGGCACTGCTAAATACATATAAAAATAGAGTAACCAGCTTGGTCATCATGATAGCAGGCCTTGCATGCTTACTCGTTTCGATTGTTGCTTCAATCAATCTCGGTGCCGCCGATTTGAGCTATCGGGATGTATATAACGCATTATTTCAATTCGATGAAGGTAATCCCGCTCATACGATCATTCGGCAATTAAGATTTCCGCGGGCGATTGCAGCGGTATGTGTAGGAGCTGCGTTAGCCGTCTCGGGCGCAATCATGCAGGGAATGACGAGGAATCCATTGGCAGATCCTTCTATAATGGGCGTAACCGCCGGGTCATCGTTTTTCATTGCGATAGCACTTGTGGTCATGCCGGGTATAACGTATTTGGGTTTAATGATGTTCTCTTTTGCCGGGGCAGGGTTGGGCGCAGCATTAGTGTTCGGAATCACATCGTTTTCAAGGGGGGGCATAACGCCTGTCAAGCTTGCACTGGCAGGTTCGGCCATAGCATCCTTGCTTAGCTCGCTGTCAACTGCGGTCGGAATCAAGTTCAATATCTCAAAAGATATTAGCTATTGGTTTGCCGGAGGGGTTTCAAGTGTGCAGCCGCAGCATGTTTTATTTACGCTTCCATTTATCGTGGCGGGTCTATTGGTAGCCTTGGTTCTTTCCCGCTCCATTTCCATTCTTAGCTTAGGGGAAGAGGTGGCAAAGGGACTTGGGCAAAATACCGGCATCGTGAAGCTTATAGGGATGATCGCGGTGCTGCTGCTGACTGGCGCTGCAGTATCGATTGCCGGCATGATTGGGTTCGTAGGCTTGGTCATTCCTCATATCATCAGGTTTTTGGTCGGAAATGATTATAGGCTGATCATCCCTTGTTCGGCCATTCTCGGTGGCGTGCTCTTGCTGGTTGCCGATATCGTCGGACGGATGGTGAATGCACCGTTCGAAACGCCTGTTGGGGCGATCACGGCCATCATTGGCGTTCCCTTTTTCCTTTATTTAGCGCGTAAGGAAGGGAGGGGATTATGA